A single window of Lynx canadensis isolate LIC74 chromosome C2, mLynCan4.pri.v2, whole genome shotgun sequence DNA harbors:
- the CCR8 gene encoding C-C chemokine receptor type 8 yields the protein MDYTLEPNVTTVTDDYYPDFSSSPCDGELIQRDNKLLLAIFYCVLFVFSLLGNSLVILVLVACKRLRSITDIYLLNLALSDLLFVFSFPFQTHYQLDQWVFGTAMCKLVSGFYYIGFFSSMFFITLMSVDRYLAVVHAVHAMTVRTARMGTALSLLMWLIAIVVTSPLLGLYQVASEDGVLQCYSSYGQQTLKWKIFIHFEINVLGLLVPFTVLIFCYVSILRQLRSCQNRNKAKAIKLVLVVVVASLLFWVPFNVVLFLTSLFNMKVLDGCVLSQRLIYATHVTETISFTHCCVNPVIYAFTGEKFKKHLSEIFQKSRGHILLYAGRQSPREGWDRSSSSCQNPLRSSSIDYIL from the coding sequence ATGGATTACACCCTGGAGCCCAACGTGACAACAGTAACTGACGACTACTATCCCGATTTCTCGTCAAGCCCCTGCGACGGGGAACTTATCCAAAGAGATAACAAGTTGTTACTTGCCATCTTCTACTGTGTCTTGTTTGTATTCAGTCTCCTGGGGAACAGCCTGGTCATCCTGGTCCTCGTCGCCTGCAAGAGGCTGAGGAGCATCACAGACATATACCTCTTGAACCTGGCCCTGTCGGACCTGCTTTttgtcttctccttccccttccagaCCCACTATCAGCTGGACCAGTGGGTGTTTGGGACCGCAATGTGCAAGCTGGTCTCCGGTTTTTATTACATCGGCTTCTTCAGCAGCATGTTCTTCATCACCCTCATGAGCGTGGACAGGTACCTGGCAGTGGTCCACGCCGTGCACGCCATGACAGTGAGGACGGCCAGAATGGGCACAGCCCTGAGTCTGCTCATGTGGCTGATCGCCATCGTGGTCACCAGCCCGCTACTGGGATTGTACCAAGTGGCCTCCGAAGACGGCGTTCTACAGTGCTACTCGTCTTACGGTCAGCAGACTCTGAAGTGGAAGATCTTCATCCACTTTGAGATTAACGTCTTAGGTCTGCTGGTCCCATTCACCGTCCTTATCTTCTGCTACGTGAGCATTCTGCGCCAACTGAGGAGTTGCCAAAACCGCAACAAGGCCAAGGCCATCAAGCTGGTGCTCGTTGTCGTGGTCGCTTCTCTGCTCTTCTGGGTCCCGTTCAATGTGGTCCTCTTCCTCACGTCCCTGTTCAACATGAAGGTCTTGGACGGATGTGTCCTGAGCCAGCGGCTCATTTATGCCACCCACGTCACAGAAACCATCTCCTTCACTCACTGCTGCGTGAACCCTGTGATCTACGCGTTCACGGGCGAGAAGTTCAAGAAACACCTCTCAGAAATATTCCAGAAGAGCCGCGGCCACATCCTCCTCTACGCAGGAAGACAAAGCCCCAGGGAGGGCTGGGACAGGTCCTCCTCCTCTTGCCAGAACCCCCTGCGATCCTCCAGCATAGACTACATTTTGTGA